In Mycolicibacterium phocaicum, one DNA window encodes the following:
- a CDS encoding VOC family protein produces MATRTATPLGAPVWIDLATSDVAGAQAFYRTVLGWDYENPGPGYGGYLNARRDGRYVGGMMASDPAWNAPDAWTVYLHTADIQATIDAAVAAGATTCIPAMEVPDKGWMAMLTDPTGAFFGLWQPTGHQGFEAYEEAGAPVWFQLTTTDFAKATEFYTTVFGWQLQVEADSPEFRYSNAIFDGEPLIGVMDGSVIPGLDRSTWNVFLGSDDVDKTIELITANGGSVVRAAEDTPYGRLAAVTDPTGAAFNLSSIKG; encoded by the coding sequence ATGGCCACTCGTACCGCAACCCCGCTGGGCGCGCCCGTCTGGATCGACCTCGCCACCTCGGATGTGGCCGGCGCCCAGGCGTTTTACCGCACAGTGCTGGGCTGGGACTACGAAAACCCCGGGCCCGGTTACGGCGGCTACCTCAACGCCCGGCGCGACGGCCGCTACGTAGGCGGCATGATGGCGAGCGACCCGGCGTGGAACGCCCCCGACGCCTGGACCGTGTATCTGCACACCGCTGACATCCAGGCCACGATCGACGCCGCGGTCGCCGCCGGCGCCACCACCTGCATTCCGGCCATGGAGGTGCCCGACAAGGGCTGGATGGCCATGCTGACCGACCCGACGGGCGCGTTCTTCGGCCTGTGGCAGCCGACCGGCCACCAGGGCTTCGAGGCGTACGAAGAGGCGGGTGCCCCGGTGTGGTTCCAGCTGACCACAACCGACTTCGCCAAGGCCACCGAGTTCTACACGACGGTGTTCGGCTGGCAGCTGCAGGTCGAGGCCGACAGCCCCGAGTTCCGCTACAGCAACGCCATCTTCGACGGCGAGCCGCTGATCGGCGTGATGGACGGCTCCGTCATCCCCGGCCTGGACCGTTCCACGTGGAACGTCTTCCTCGGCAGCGACGATGTCGACAAGACCATCGAACTGATCACCGCCAACGGCGGCTCTGTCGTGCGCGCCGCCGAGGACACGCCCTACGGCCGGCTGGCGGCCGTCACCGATCCGACGGGCGCCGCGTTCAACCTGTCGTCGATCAAGGGCTGA